From the genome of Zalophus californianus isolate mZalCal1 chromosome 6, mZalCal1.pri.v2, whole genome shotgun sequence, one region includes:
- the RNF31 gene encoding E3 ubiquitin-protein ligase RNF31 isoform X3 produces the protein MPGEEEERAFLAAREELASALRKDSGQVFSMEQLRPLLVTSLPPAARYLQLDAARLVRCNVHGEPRNYLNTLSTALNILEKYGRNLLSPQRPRYWRGVKFNNPVFRSTVDAVQGGRDVLRLYGYTEEQPDGLSFPEGQEEPDEHQVATVTLEVLMLRTELSLLLQNTHPRQQALEQLLEDKVEDDILQLSEFAPLLREIAPGPLTTPSAPGSTPGPCFLCGSAPGTLHCSTCKQALCPACDRLFHGHPSRAHHLRQTLPGAAQATRLTPSLPASVPSRTQSTSVLTLGDSSLVLPLKASPDPTNARLPWHCAACAMLNESWAVLCVACDRPRGCKGLGLGIEGSQGAGGLESELARGRWACQSCTFENEAAAVLCAICERPRLAQPPSLVVDSRDTGICLQPLQQGDTLLSSAQTPVWYCIHCTFCNSGPGWVCAMCNRTSSPIPVQHAPRPHASSLEERLPEPGPPRRLSAPLPSSCGDPEKQRQDKMREEGLQLVTKIREGEAAGACPEEVFSALQYSGTEVPLQWLRSELPYVLEMVAELAGQQDPGLGAFSCQEARKAWLDRHGNVDEAVEECVRARRRKVQELRSLGFGPEEGSLQALFQHGGDVARALTELQRQRLEPFHQRLWDKGPDPTPSWDGPDKQSLVRRLLAVYALPSWGRAELALALLQETPRNYELGDVVEAVRHSQDRAFLRRLLAQECAVCGWALPRNRMQALTSCECTICPDCFRQHFTIALKEKHITDMVCPACGRPDLTDDTQLLSYFSTLDIQLRESLEPDAYALFHKKLTEGVLMRDPKFLWCAQCSFGFIYEREQLEATCPQCHQTFCVRCKRQWEEQHRGRSCEDFQNWKRTNDPEYQAQGLAMYLQENGIDCPKCKFSYALARGGCMHFHCTQCRHQFCSGCYNAFYAKNTPHAGVLRSQDPNRLQLPLSHLGFRQKCPDPNCRVKKSLHGHHPRDCLFYLRDWTALRLQKLLQDNNVMFNTEPPAGARAVPGGGCRVMEQKEVPNGFRDEACGKETPAGHAGLCQAHYKEYLVSLINAHSLDPATLYEVEELETAAERYLHARPQPVAGEDAPAYHARLLQKLMEEVPLGQSIPRRRK, from the exons ATgccgggggaggaggaggagcgggcCTTCCTGGCGGCCCGCGAGGAGCTGGCGAGCGCCCTGAGGAAGGATTCCGGGCAGGTGTTTTCCATGGAGCAACTCCGGCCGCTATTGGTCACATCCCTGCCTCCAGCAGCCCGCTACCTGCAGCTGGACGCCGCACGCCTGGTCCGCTGCAATGTTCATGGGGAG CCCCGAAACTACCTCAACACCCTGTCCACGGCCCTGAACATCCTGGAGAAATATGGCCGCAACCTCCTCAGCCCTCAGCGGCCCCGGTACTGGCGCGGGGTCAAGTTTAATAACCCTGTCTTTCGCAGTACGGTGGATGCTGTGCAG GGGGGCCGGGACGTTCTGCGATTGTATGGCTACACAGAGGAGCAACCAGATGGGTTGAGTTTCCCTGAGGGGCAGGAAGAGCCAGATGAGCACCAAGTAGCTACAGTCACACTGGAAGTACTGATGCTTCGGACAGAGCTCAGCCTGCTGTTACAG AATACTCACCCAAGACAACAAGCCCTAGAGCAGCTGCTGGAAGACAAGGTTGAGGATGAT ATACTGCAGCTCTCAGAGTTTGCCCCCTTACTGAGAGAGATTGCTCCTGGCCCCCTCACCACACCCTCTGCCCCAG GCTCCACTCCTGGGCCCTGCTTCCTCTGTGGCTCTGCCCCTGGCACACTGCACTGTTCAACCTGTAAACAGGCCTTATGCCCAGCTTGTGATCGCCTATTCCATGGACACCCATCCCGTGCCCATCACCTCCGCCAGACCCTGCCTGGGGCCGCCCAGGCCACCCGCCTGACCCCCAG CTTACCTGCCTCAGTTCCATCACGGACCCAGTCAACCTCTGTGCTGACCTTGGGAGACAGCTCTCTTGTGCTTCCCTTGAAAGCTTCCCCTGATCCTACAAATGCCCGTCTGCCCTGGCACTGTGCTGCCTGTGCAATGCTAAATGAATCTTGGGCAGTGCTCTGTGTGGCCTGTGATCGGCCCCGAGGCTGTAAGGGGTTGGGGCTAGGGATTGAGGGTTCCCAAGGAGCTGGGGGCCTAGAATCTGAGCTTGCACGGGGTCGCTGGGCCTGCCAGAGCTGCACCTTTGAGAATGAGGCAGCAGCTGTGTTATGTGCCATCTGTGAGCGACCTCGGCTGGCTCAGCCTCCTAGCTTGGTGGTGGATTCTCGGGATACTGGCATTTGCCTGCAGCCCCTTCAG CAGGGGGATACTTTGCTCTCCTCTGCCCAGACTCCAGTCTGGTACTGTATTCACTGTACCTTCTGCAACTCGGGCCCTGGCTGGGTGTGTGCTATGTGCAACCGGACCAGCAGCCCCATCCCAGTGCAGCACGCCCCCCGGCCCCATGCCAGCTCTCTGGAAGAGCGACTCCCTGAGCCAGGGCCTCCACGACGCCTCAGTGCCCCCCTGCCCAGTTCCTGTGGGGACCCTGAGAAGCAGCGCCAAGACAAGATGCGGGAGGAAGGTCTCCAACTAGTGACCAAGATCCGG GAAGGGGAAGCTGCAGGTGCCTGTCCAGAGGAGGTCTTCTCGGCTCTACAGTACTCAGGCACCGAGGTGCCTCTGCAGTGGTTGCGCTCAGAGCTGCCCTACGTGCTGGAGATGGTGGCCGAGCTGGCTGGACAGCAGGACCCAGGGCTGGGTGCCTTTTCCTGTCAGGAGGCCCGGAAAGCCTGGCTAGATCGTCACGGCAATGTTGATGAAGCTGTGGAAGAGTGTGTGAGGGCCCGGCGGAGGAAG GTGCAGGAGCTCCGGTCCCTGGGCTTTGGGCCTGAAGAGGGGTCTCTTCAAGCATTGTTCCAACATGGAGGTGATGTGGCCCGGGCCCTGACAGAGCTCCAGCGCCAGCGCTTAGAGCCCTTCCATCAGCGCCTCTGGGACAAGGGCCCTGATCCCACCCCTTCCTGGGATGGGCCAGATAAGCAG AGTCTAGTCAGAAGGCTTTTGGCAGTCTACGCGCTCCCCAGCTGGGGCCGGGCAGAGCTGGCGCTGGCCCTGCTGCAGGAGACACCCAGGAATTATGAACTGGGGGACGTGGTGGAAGCTGTGAGGCACAGCCAGGACCGGGCCTTCCTGCGCCGCTTGCTTGCCCAGGAGTGTGCTGTGTGCGGCTGGGCCCTGCCACGCAACCGG ATGCAGGCCCTGACTTCCTGTGAGTGCACCATCTGCCCTGACTGCTTCCGCCAGCACTTCACCATCGCCTTGAAGGAGAAGCACATCACCGACATGGTGTGCCCCGCCTGTGGCCGCCCCGACCTCACCGATGACACACAGCTGCTCAGCTACTTCTCTACCCTTGACATCCAG CTTCGGGAGAGCCTGGAGCCAGATGCCTATGCACTGTTTCACAAGAAGCTGACTGAGGGTGTGCTCATGCGGGACCCCAAGTTCTTGTGGTGTGCCCAG TGCTCCTTTGGCTTCATATATGAACGGGAGCAGCTGGAGGCAACATGTCCCCAGTGTCACCAGACCTTCTGTGTGCGCTGTAAACGCCAG tgggaggagcagcacCGAGGCCGGAGCTGCGAGGATTTCCAGAACTGGAAACGCACCAATGACCCAGAATAccaggcccagggcctggccatGTATCTCCAGGAGAATGGCATTG ACTGCCCCAAGTGCAAGTTCTCGTATGCACTGGCCCGAGGAGGCTGCATGCACTTTCACTGCACCCAGTGCCGCCATCAGTTCTGCAGTGGCTGTTACAATGCCTTTTACGCCAAGAAT ACCCCTCATGCAGGGGTTCTGAGAAGCCAGGACCCCAACCGTCTCCAACTTCCCCTCTCCCATCTGGGTTTCCGCCAGAAATGTCCAGACCCTAACTGCAGGGTGAAAAAGTCCCTGCATGGCCACCACCCACGAGACTGCCTCTTCTACCTGCGGGACTGGACTGCTCTCCGGCTCCAGAAGCTGCTACAG gACAATAATGTCATGTTCAACACAGAGCCCCCAGCAGGGGCCCGGGCGGTTCCTGGCG GTGGCTGCCGAGTGATGGAGCAGAAGGAGGTTCCTAATGGGTTCCGGGATGAAGCTTGTGGCAAGGAGACTCCTGCTGGCCATGCTGGGCTCTGCCA GGCACACTACAAAGAATATCTTGTGAGCCTCATTAATGCCCACTCACTGGACCCAGCCACCCTGTATGAGGTAGAGGAGCTGGAAACAGCTGCTGAGCGCTATCTGCACGCACGCCCTCAGCCAGTGGCCGGAGAGGACGCACCCGCCTACCACGCCCGCCTATTACAG aAGCTGATGGAAGAGGTGCCCTTGGGACAAAGTATCCCTCGCAGGAGGAAGTAG
- the RNF31 gene encoding E3 ubiquitin-protein ligase RNF31 isoform X5 encodes MPGEEEERAFLAAREELASALRKDSGQVFSMEQLRPLLVTSLPPAARYLQLDAARLVRCNVHGEPRNYLNTLSTALNILEKYGRNLLSPQRPRYWRGVKFNNPVFRSTVDAVQGGRDVLRLYGYTEEQPDGLSFPEGQEEPDEHQVATVTLEVLMLRTELSLLLQNTHPRQQALEQLLEDKVEDDVRKILQLSEFAPLLREIAPGPLTTPSAPGSTPGPCFLCGSAPGTLHCSTCKQALCPACDRLFHGHPSRAHHLRQTLPGAAQATRLTPSLPASVPSRTQSTSVLTLGDSSLVLPLKASPDPTNARLPWHCAACAMLNESWAVLCVACDRPRGCKGLGLGIEGSQGAGGLESELARGRWACQSCTFENEAAAVLCAICERPRLAQPPSLVVDSRDTGICLQPLQGDTLLSSAQTPVWYCIHCTFCNSGPGWVCAMCNRTSSPIPVQHAPRPHASSLEERLPEPGPPRRLSAPLPSSCGDPEKQRQDKMREEGLQLVTKIREGEAAGACPEEVFSALQYSGTEVPLQWLRSELPYVLEMVAELAGQQDPGLGAFSCQEARKAWLDRHGNVDEAVEECVRARRRKVQELRSLGFGPEEGSLQALFQHGGDVARALTELQRQRLEPFHQRLWDKGPDPTPSWDGPDKQSLVRRLLAVYALPSWGRAELALALLQETPRNYELGDVVEAVRHSQDRAFLRRLLAQECAVCGWALPRNRMQALTSCECTICPDCFRQHFTIALKEKHITDMVCPACGRPDLTDDTQLLSYFSTLDIQLRESLEPDAYALFHKKLTEGVLMRDPKFLWCAQCSFGFIYEREQLEATCPQCHQTFCVRCKRQWEEQHRGRSCEDFQNWKRTNDPEYQAQGLAMYLQENGIDCPKCKFSYALARGGCMHFHCTQCRHQFCSGCYNAFYAKNKCPDPNCRVKKSLHGHHPRDCLFYLRDWTALRLQKLLQDNNVMFNTEPPAGARAVPGGGCRVMEQKEVPNGFRDEACGKETPAGHAGLCQAHYKEYLVSLINAHSLDPATLYEVEELETAAERYLHARPQPVAGEDAPAYHARLLQKLMEEVPLGQSIPRRRK; translated from the exons ATgccgggggaggaggaggagcgggcCTTCCTGGCGGCCCGCGAGGAGCTGGCGAGCGCCCTGAGGAAGGATTCCGGGCAGGTGTTTTCCATGGAGCAACTCCGGCCGCTATTGGTCACATCCCTGCCTCCAGCAGCCCGCTACCTGCAGCTGGACGCCGCACGCCTGGTCCGCTGCAATGTTCATGGGGAG CCCCGAAACTACCTCAACACCCTGTCCACGGCCCTGAACATCCTGGAGAAATATGGCCGCAACCTCCTCAGCCCTCAGCGGCCCCGGTACTGGCGCGGGGTCAAGTTTAATAACCCTGTCTTTCGCAGTACGGTGGATGCTGTGCAG GGGGGCCGGGACGTTCTGCGATTGTATGGCTACACAGAGGAGCAACCAGATGGGTTGAGTTTCCCTGAGGGGCAGGAAGAGCCAGATGAGCACCAAGTAGCTACAGTCACACTGGAAGTACTGATGCTTCGGACAGAGCTCAGCCTGCTGTTACAG AATACTCACCCAAGACAACAAGCCCTAGAGCAGCTGCTGGAAGACAAGGTTGAGGATGATGTAAGGAAG ATACTGCAGCTCTCAGAGTTTGCCCCCTTACTGAGAGAGATTGCTCCTGGCCCCCTCACCACACCCTCTGCCCCAG GCTCCACTCCTGGGCCCTGCTTCCTCTGTGGCTCTGCCCCTGGCACACTGCACTGTTCAACCTGTAAACAGGCCTTATGCCCAGCTTGTGATCGCCTATTCCATGGACACCCATCCCGTGCCCATCACCTCCGCCAGACCCTGCCTGGGGCCGCCCAGGCCACCCGCCTGACCCCCAG CTTACCTGCCTCAGTTCCATCACGGACCCAGTCAACCTCTGTGCTGACCTTGGGAGACAGCTCTCTTGTGCTTCCCTTGAAAGCTTCCCCTGATCCTACAAATGCCCGTCTGCCCTGGCACTGTGCTGCCTGTGCAATGCTAAATGAATCTTGGGCAGTGCTCTGTGTGGCCTGTGATCGGCCCCGAGGCTGTAAGGGGTTGGGGCTAGGGATTGAGGGTTCCCAAGGAGCTGGGGGCCTAGAATCTGAGCTTGCACGGGGTCGCTGGGCCTGCCAGAGCTGCACCTTTGAGAATGAGGCAGCAGCTGTGTTATGTGCCATCTGTGAGCGACCTCGGCTGGCTCAGCCTCCTAGCTTGGTGGTGGATTCTCGGGATACTGGCATTTGCCTGCAGCCCCTTCAG GGGGATACTTTGCTCTCCTCTGCCCAGACTCCAGTCTGGTACTGTATTCACTGTACCTTCTGCAACTCGGGCCCTGGCTGGGTGTGTGCTATGTGCAACCGGACCAGCAGCCCCATCCCAGTGCAGCACGCCCCCCGGCCCCATGCCAGCTCTCTGGAAGAGCGACTCCCTGAGCCAGGGCCTCCACGACGCCTCAGTGCCCCCCTGCCCAGTTCCTGTGGGGACCCTGAGAAGCAGCGCCAAGACAAGATGCGGGAGGAAGGTCTCCAACTAGTGACCAAGATCCGG GAAGGGGAAGCTGCAGGTGCCTGTCCAGAGGAGGTCTTCTCGGCTCTACAGTACTCAGGCACCGAGGTGCCTCTGCAGTGGTTGCGCTCAGAGCTGCCCTACGTGCTGGAGATGGTGGCCGAGCTGGCTGGACAGCAGGACCCAGGGCTGGGTGCCTTTTCCTGTCAGGAGGCCCGGAAAGCCTGGCTAGATCGTCACGGCAATGTTGATGAAGCTGTGGAAGAGTGTGTGAGGGCCCGGCGGAGGAAG GTGCAGGAGCTCCGGTCCCTGGGCTTTGGGCCTGAAGAGGGGTCTCTTCAAGCATTGTTCCAACATGGAGGTGATGTGGCCCGGGCCCTGACAGAGCTCCAGCGCCAGCGCTTAGAGCCCTTCCATCAGCGCCTCTGGGACAAGGGCCCTGATCCCACCCCTTCCTGGGATGGGCCAGATAAGCAG AGTCTAGTCAGAAGGCTTTTGGCAGTCTACGCGCTCCCCAGCTGGGGCCGGGCAGAGCTGGCGCTGGCCCTGCTGCAGGAGACACCCAGGAATTATGAACTGGGGGACGTGGTGGAAGCTGTGAGGCACAGCCAGGACCGGGCCTTCCTGCGCCGCTTGCTTGCCCAGGAGTGTGCTGTGTGCGGCTGGGCCCTGCCACGCAACCGG ATGCAGGCCCTGACTTCCTGTGAGTGCACCATCTGCCCTGACTGCTTCCGCCAGCACTTCACCATCGCCTTGAAGGAGAAGCACATCACCGACATGGTGTGCCCCGCCTGTGGCCGCCCCGACCTCACCGATGACACACAGCTGCTCAGCTACTTCTCTACCCTTGACATCCAG CTTCGGGAGAGCCTGGAGCCAGATGCCTATGCACTGTTTCACAAGAAGCTGACTGAGGGTGTGCTCATGCGGGACCCCAAGTTCTTGTGGTGTGCCCAG TGCTCCTTTGGCTTCATATATGAACGGGAGCAGCTGGAGGCAACATGTCCCCAGTGTCACCAGACCTTCTGTGTGCGCTGTAAACGCCAG tgggaggagcagcacCGAGGCCGGAGCTGCGAGGATTTCCAGAACTGGAAACGCACCAATGACCCAGAATAccaggcccagggcctggccatGTATCTCCAGGAGAATGGCATTG ACTGCCCCAAGTGCAAGTTCTCGTATGCACTGGCCCGAGGAGGCTGCATGCACTTTCACTGCACCCAGTGCCGCCATCAGTTCTGCAGTGGCTGTTACAATGCCTTTTACGCCAAGAAT AAATGTCCAGACCCTAACTGCAGGGTGAAAAAGTCCCTGCATGGCCACCACCCACGAGACTGCCTCTTCTACCTGCGGGACTGGACTGCTCTCCGGCTCCAGAAGCTGCTACAG gACAATAATGTCATGTTCAACACAGAGCCCCCAGCAGGGGCCCGGGCGGTTCCTGGCG GTGGCTGCCGAGTGATGGAGCAGAAGGAGGTTCCTAATGGGTTCCGGGATGAAGCTTGTGGCAAGGAGACTCCTGCTGGCCATGCTGGGCTCTGCCA GGCACACTACAAAGAATATCTTGTGAGCCTCATTAATGCCCACTCACTGGACCCAGCCACCCTGTATGAGGTAGAGGAGCTGGAAACAGCTGCTGAGCGCTATCTGCACGCACGCCCTCAGCCAGTGGCCGGAGAGGACGCACCCGCCTACCACGCCCGCCTATTACAG aAGCTGATGGAAGAGGTGCCCTTGGGACAAAGTATCCCTCGCAGGAGGAAGTAG
- the RNF31 gene encoding E3 ubiquitin-protein ligase RNF31 isoform X7 gives MPGEEEERAFLAAREELASALRKDSGQVFSMEQLRPLLVTSLPPAARYLQLDAARLVRCNVHGEPRNYLNTLSTALNILEKYGRNLLSPQRPRYWRGVKFNNPVFRSTVDAVQGGRDVLRLYGYTEEQPDGLSFPEGQEEPDEHQVATVTLEVLMLRTELSLLLQNTHPRQQALEQLLEDKVEDDVRKILQLSEFAPLLREIAPGPLTTPSAPGSTPGPCFLCGSAPGTLHCSTCKQALCPACDRLFHGHPSRAHHLRQTLPGAAQATRLTPSLPASVPSRTQSTSVLTLGDSSLVLPLKASPDPTNARLPWHCAACAMLNESWAVLCVACDRPRGCKGLGLGIEGSQGAGGLESELARGRWACQSCTFENEAAAVLCAICERPRLAQPPSLVVDSRDTGICLQPLQEGEAAGACPEEVFSALQYSGTEVPLQWLRSELPYVLEMVAELAGQQDPGLGAFSCQEARKAWLDRHGNVDEAVEECVRARRRKVQELRSLGFGPEEGSLQALFQHGGDVARALTELQRQRLEPFHQRLWDKGPDPTPSWDGPDKQSLVRRLLAVYALPSWGRAELALALLQETPRNYELGDVVEAVRHSQDRAFLRRLLAQECAVCGWALPRNRMQALTSCECTICPDCFRQHFTIALKEKHITDMVCPACGRPDLTDDTQLLSYFSTLDIQLRESLEPDAYALFHKKLTEGVLMRDPKFLWCAQCSFGFIYEREQLEATCPQCHQTFCVRCKRQWEEQHRGRSCEDFQNWKRTNDPEYQAQGLAMYLQENGIDCPKCKFSYALARGGCMHFHCTQCRHQFCSGCYNAFYAKNTPHAGVLRSQDPNRLQLPLSHLGFRQKCPDPNCRVKKSLHGHHPRDCLFYLRDWTALRLQKLLQDNNVMFNTEPPAGARAVPGGGCRVMEQKEVPNGFRDEACGKETPAGHAGLCQAHYKEYLVSLINAHSLDPATLYEVEELETAAERYLHARPQPVAGEDAPAYHARLLQKLMEEVPLGQSIPRRRK, from the exons ATgccgggggaggaggaggagcgggcCTTCCTGGCGGCCCGCGAGGAGCTGGCGAGCGCCCTGAGGAAGGATTCCGGGCAGGTGTTTTCCATGGAGCAACTCCGGCCGCTATTGGTCACATCCCTGCCTCCAGCAGCCCGCTACCTGCAGCTGGACGCCGCACGCCTGGTCCGCTGCAATGTTCATGGGGAG CCCCGAAACTACCTCAACACCCTGTCCACGGCCCTGAACATCCTGGAGAAATATGGCCGCAACCTCCTCAGCCCTCAGCGGCCCCGGTACTGGCGCGGGGTCAAGTTTAATAACCCTGTCTTTCGCAGTACGGTGGATGCTGTGCAG GGGGGCCGGGACGTTCTGCGATTGTATGGCTACACAGAGGAGCAACCAGATGGGTTGAGTTTCCCTGAGGGGCAGGAAGAGCCAGATGAGCACCAAGTAGCTACAGTCACACTGGAAGTACTGATGCTTCGGACAGAGCTCAGCCTGCTGTTACAG AATACTCACCCAAGACAACAAGCCCTAGAGCAGCTGCTGGAAGACAAGGTTGAGGATGATGTAAGGAAG ATACTGCAGCTCTCAGAGTTTGCCCCCTTACTGAGAGAGATTGCTCCTGGCCCCCTCACCACACCCTCTGCCCCAG GCTCCACTCCTGGGCCCTGCTTCCTCTGTGGCTCTGCCCCTGGCACACTGCACTGTTCAACCTGTAAACAGGCCTTATGCCCAGCTTGTGATCGCCTATTCCATGGACACCCATCCCGTGCCCATCACCTCCGCCAGACCCTGCCTGGGGCCGCCCAGGCCACCCGCCTGACCCCCAG CTTACCTGCCTCAGTTCCATCACGGACCCAGTCAACCTCTGTGCTGACCTTGGGAGACAGCTCTCTTGTGCTTCCCTTGAAAGCTTCCCCTGATCCTACAAATGCCCGTCTGCCCTGGCACTGTGCTGCCTGTGCAATGCTAAATGAATCTTGGGCAGTGCTCTGTGTGGCCTGTGATCGGCCCCGAGGCTGTAAGGGGTTGGGGCTAGGGATTGAGGGTTCCCAAGGAGCTGGGGGCCTAGAATCTGAGCTTGCACGGGGTCGCTGGGCCTGCCAGAGCTGCACCTTTGAGAATGAGGCAGCAGCTGTGTTATGTGCCATCTGTGAGCGACCTCGGCTGGCTCAGCCTCCTAGCTTGGTGGTGGATTCTCGGGATACTGGCATTTGCCTGCAGCCCCTTCAG GAAGGGGAAGCTGCAGGTGCCTGTCCAGAGGAGGTCTTCTCGGCTCTACAGTACTCAGGCACCGAGGTGCCTCTGCAGTGGTTGCGCTCAGAGCTGCCCTACGTGCTGGAGATGGTGGCCGAGCTGGCTGGACAGCAGGACCCAGGGCTGGGTGCCTTTTCCTGTCAGGAGGCCCGGAAAGCCTGGCTAGATCGTCACGGCAATGTTGATGAAGCTGTGGAAGAGTGTGTGAGGGCCCGGCGGAGGAAG GTGCAGGAGCTCCGGTCCCTGGGCTTTGGGCCTGAAGAGGGGTCTCTTCAAGCATTGTTCCAACATGGAGGTGATGTGGCCCGGGCCCTGACAGAGCTCCAGCGCCAGCGCTTAGAGCCCTTCCATCAGCGCCTCTGGGACAAGGGCCCTGATCCCACCCCTTCCTGGGATGGGCCAGATAAGCAG AGTCTAGTCAGAAGGCTTTTGGCAGTCTACGCGCTCCCCAGCTGGGGCCGGGCAGAGCTGGCGCTGGCCCTGCTGCAGGAGACACCCAGGAATTATGAACTGGGGGACGTGGTGGAAGCTGTGAGGCACAGCCAGGACCGGGCCTTCCTGCGCCGCTTGCTTGCCCAGGAGTGTGCTGTGTGCGGCTGGGCCCTGCCACGCAACCGG ATGCAGGCCCTGACTTCCTGTGAGTGCACCATCTGCCCTGACTGCTTCCGCCAGCACTTCACCATCGCCTTGAAGGAGAAGCACATCACCGACATGGTGTGCCCCGCCTGTGGCCGCCCCGACCTCACCGATGACACACAGCTGCTCAGCTACTTCTCTACCCTTGACATCCAG CTTCGGGAGAGCCTGGAGCCAGATGCCTATGCACTGTTTCACAAGAAGCTGACTGAGGGTGTGCTCATGCGGGACCCCAAGTTCTTGTGGTGTGCCCAG TGCTCCTTTGGCTTCATATATGAACGGGAGCAGCTGGAGGCAACATGTCCCCAGTGTCACCAGACCTTCTGTGTGCGCTGTAAACGCCAG tgggaggagcagcacCGAGGCCGGAGCTGCGAGGATTTCCAGAACTGGAAACGCACCAATGACCCAGAATAccaggcccagggcctggccatGTATCTCCAGGAGAATGGCATTG ACTGCCCCAAGTGCAAGTTCTCGTATGCACTGGCCCGAGGAGGCTGCATGCACTTTCACTGCACCCAGTGCCGCCATCAGTTCTGCAGTGGCTGTTACAATGCCTTTTACGCCAAGAAT ACCCCTCATGCAGGGGTTCTGAGAAGCCAGGACCCCAACCGTCTCCAACTTCCCCTCTCCCATCTGGGTTTCCGCCAGAAATGTCCAGACCCTAACTGCAGGGTGAAAAAGTCCCTGCATGGCCACCACCCACGAGACTGCCTCTTCTACCTGCGGGACTGGACTGCTCTCCGGCTCCAGAAGCTGCTACAG gACAATAATGTCATGTTCAACACAGAGCCCCCAGCAGGGGCCCGGGCGGTTCCTGGCG GTGGCTGCCGAGTGATGGAGCAGAAGGAGGTTCCTAATGGGTTCCGGGATGAAGCTTGTGGCAAGGAGACTCCTGCTGGCCATGCTGGGCTCTGCCA GGCACACTACAAAGAATATCTTGTGAGCCTCATTAATGCCCACTCACTGGACCCAGCCACCCTGTATGAGGTAGAGGAGCTGGAAACAGCTGCTGAGCGCTATCTGCACGCACGCCCTCAGCCAGTGGCCGGAGAGGACGCACCCGCCTACCACGCCCGCCTATTACAG aAGCTGATGGAAGAGGTGCCCTTGGGACAAAGTATCCCTCGCAGGAGGAAGTAG